The Chaetodon auriga isolate fChaAug3 chromosome 2, fChaAug3.hap1, whole genome shotgun sequence genome segment TGAAACATTGTGCCTGAAATGATTTACACAGTTTATCGCTAACTAAAATCTCTGCATTGAGACTCGCGTTTccatgctgagctgcagtgcagGGATAGTCTCACACACAAAGGGAATTTTGTTGTACCTCTGATaaagcctcatattagcttcaCCTAAACTGGATTTTGTCCCCATCATTTCCACTGGAGCATTAGGAGAGGATCTCTTCATAGCCAGTAGGAACAGGAATGATTGCAGTGAGACAAAAATGTTGACCTATCCCTTAACAAGCTCTTAAAGGGGCACACATGGTTTGCTAGTCAAAAGGATTCTGTGGCTCTGGGGGGAGCTTTCCAAAGGTCCAAAGGCTTTCAATCTGACACTCCAGGGTCTGTCCAAGAGACATCCTTTGTTCCATAGGTCTGGAATCTGACGTGCTAATTCACGCTGGTTTTATCCTGTACATCTTTGGACCAGAAAAGCACCAAAGTCATGCAGACTTACCCTTATGTCTTATGTATTGTAATGCAATGTAGTAAAGTGGGGCAACAGGCACTGATGCATTGCAATATCTGTGATAATGAAAGTGAGGAGGCTGATGTGTGTTCCCCTAATAATTGCATAGTCTGActctgtgacatttttgtgGATGTAAAATTGTGAACTGAtgcaaaatgtgcaaaagtCATTACAGAGATCATCTTTTTTATTATATCAGACttacaaaaaaaggaaaaaactattttgattttattacaAAACAAGTTTTCATTTAATGATGTTTTTACTTTTAGTCTTTTTCGCACAAGAACAGCTTAGTAACTATAACGTGTTCTTAGAAACACAATTTCAAGAGAGGCTCATTCTTGTACACAGCAAGGATCCTCATCCCACCATCgacctcttcctccctctcaatCGAACCTCGTCAAGCTTTTTAATGACCGCTGATGATTTCTTGGATGATGCTGTGTAGCTCTTGAGCAACTTTTCAAACAATGCCTCTGTATTGGGGTGGGTACTGAGGAAGGCCTTCTCCAGCACATACAAGTCCACCCCCTTATCTtctggcagagcagagatgtaACTCAGGCCAAAGTCGATGAGGATCAGGTCGGACTCCCCGTTCTCCGGGCCGCATCTCAGCAGCATGTTGGAGGTGGTCAGGTCTCCATGGATGACGTCCTCATCGTGCATTTTGGCCAGGATCTGACCCACCCTCTCAGCCAGCCGTTCCAGCTCTGGTTCCTTACAGGAATTAGCCCGCTGAATGGATGCGATATGGTCACGCACAGTCGAGGAACCCATGATTTCCTCCAAGAAAATACAGTGAGAATTGTAGTCCACAAAATACACTACTGGGGCCAGTATGcctgaggagaagagaagagtcTGATTCAAAGAATGCTGTGTTGGgctctaaaaacacaaaagcaactAATTAAATGTAGAAATCTAGTAATAAAGGATCCGCGAGGCATTATCTTATATTTTCCTATTGCCAACGAATCtcatgaaaagatcaaaaccaacaatgtgtttgtAAACACTGATCGAGTGACTGACCGAAAGACCACTGACTCCTAATGAAGACAGAAACCTAAAAAAAACTCATCACAAATATGTAGtttaactttgaaaaatgactcaaattgAGGTCTGTGCCCGGGAGATGCcagaggacaaaagacaacaacagtAATTTGTACTCTTGACAGATCTTCGTCCCATGACACCACCCGGGCTCCGTAGTTGAGCACTCCTCTCTACCTGGTCAACCCATCACCCTCTAATGTCTCAGAGTCTTGACGGGTCACAGGTTTTGGTGCAACACCAGCACAGTTGGCGGTAATGAACACTTCTGTGTTCAGGCTAGCTGGGGCTGAGTTAAGCTCCTTTACTCGAACCCTCTTCATTCAGTTAGACTTGCCTGCTCTCCGGCAGCGCAGTATGGAGCGGACCTCCTGCACCGTCCTGCGGTGTGTCAGTTTTTCGTCCAGCGATGGGTGTCTGTAGCGTTTCGGGAACCTTTCTTTCACAATGGTCGGCTTTCCAAGAAACTGTGCCCGGTAGACCCGAGCTTCTGCCCCTTGTTTTAATAACTCTGCTTCACCGAGGAACTCAGGAATCGCCATGCTCTTTTCCTGGGCCATGTTTacttcctgctgcttcttcctctcctctgctctgctgctgctctgctttctaCAGGCTGCCACCTAGCGGCTAACACACGTAAAAAGAGGGAAACGTCACACTGACGTGACCAAAAGAAATACTTCACTAGTTAGTCCTCCTTTAACCTTCCccaaatcaacacacacacacacacacacacacacacacacacacacacacgtttataTAAATTAACGCTCCCTAAAGATCCTTACTTTTAGGAGGCAAGATGCTTATGTATAAGTAACTAATTAATCACTTAATATCACTCTTTGATTACACCCTTGTGGTTTAAGGTACTGATGTTCATCCCATAAAGTATCTTGATGCATTTGGCTATCGGAACAGGAAGGAGGGGATGATGGAAAACTCCAGCTGAAGCTCACGCTGGTACCCTGAAGTGTTCTTTAGCAATGCATTGAGTGCCTTCCAGCTGCACAGGTGCTCTTCTGTAGCTgagaccctgacctctgacctctcacacagaaacaaaagaacagaGACTGTCACCTCAGAATAACCAATAAATTATGAAGATTATTTTTATAcatacttttaaaaaaaatgacagtaacGCTGCTTCAACTACCTCTGAGgttactgtttttattgttatcaCCATTAAGACTATGTAGTATTGTATTTGCCAAAACAGGTCATATAGTGGTGGAGGAGGTATTCAGATCTCTTACCTCAGTGGACGTAGacgtataaaatgtaaaaatactctgcgAGTCCTACATTCAGTTATTGCTATTTTAAAATATTAACCTAAAAAGCTACCACAGCTGTTAGACATGTGGTGGGGTAAAAAGTACACAGTAACATTTGACTCTTCATACAGTGAAGTGGAGGTAAACAGTAGCAGGGAATTGACATACTCAAATGAAGTACAAGTTGGCCTCCCTCAAAATTGCACTttagtacttgagtaaatgtacacagTTAAATTCAAACAGCACAGTTGTGGTCAGTTCTGAAACACAGTGACTGCTCAGTTTTTCACTCGTGATGATCTGTACATGAAAGGAGCTCCCAGTAAAACCAGACACTGGTCGTGCacccagctgcagctgtgactgcGTCCTCTCTGGGACTCCCCCTCCTTGGACGGTTGATGGTTGTCGACCTCTGGCGTCAAAACTTCGTCAAGAAGTTTCTCCTCCAGAATTTGACACCGCTGCCACGTAGAAACCACTTCCTGAAGGGCCCGAAGTTTTCCAGGAGCATCTCTGCGTGATCGTCTCACGGTGAGTCCATTTCTCCTCGCGGAGCTTCACAGCCGAAAACCACCAAGTTCCCAGGCGGAGAAAGCGCGTGCAGGCTCATCACAGACTGCTGCGTGCgcccaaacagcagctgacattCCTGGACGGTCGACGGATAACGGGCTGTTGTTCACACCATGAGCAGTTGCACGGACCTGTAAAGGCGATGGGACccagtctgtttgtctttgtctgctcaGGCAGACGCAGAGGTGGATTTTGACCAGGTACATTTATCAGTAGGTCAATTTTTGTGCCATTTCATACTTATACTGCAAAacagttcagagggaaatattctgctttttctgcatttgtctgacagcagctaaGAGTTCTTTTACAGTACGCATCAAACTCGACTTAAAAACAGCTCATAAATATGATGCTTTGCTATATTATCTAGAAATACAGCAGTTAGCATTGAAATGCTGCTTAGatgttaatgcatcagtacTATTAATAAAAAGTCCATATTATAACACTGACAGGCTCCATTCTGCAGCCTTTCATACAGACATAACACAGCCCAGAGTACTTAGAAGAGCTCACTTATATCAGTGTCAACTATATGATTAGTTGTCTCAAAAAAGCCTGAAAGCAAACTGACCAAAGGAATGTCCCGGGatgtgattcttttttttttatcagggaTGCTTCACTGTCATTGATATCAATGTAAATAATCCTCCAACAGCATGAGCGTCACACATCAATAACTCATATTTAGTTGTTTTCCATCTGTACTCTCTCTCTGGAGTCAGTCCAGTGATCAGTGGTGAGAACATCTGGATCCAGACTGTTTAAACAATGAGGtcttgaataataataaaataaaatacaacaaaatcacaataaaaagaaaataaatacataggAAGACATAGAAAGCTAAGTGAGTAAAATCATCTAAGTTAACAAAGCTGAAGGTCCACAGACTTTCTCGTTGTGGAGCTTTCAGCCGTATCACACAGTCTACATCAGCTGGAGTTTGTTCAGTCGTTCCATTATTCAGAGTACTTTCATTTCTCGACCATGTTGGCTTAAACTTTGGATGAAAGAGCTGTTCACTGAACAGCTGAATAACCTGTCAGGCTCACTGAAAAGCACCGGTGGAGCTGGAGGGGTTGTTCTTGGGCCTCAGCCTTGAATTTTTCTCAAAAACCTGAAATCTTTTAGGTTTTTGAAAAAACTTTAATTTTGtggaatttcccctcactcTCTGACTGAACAGGCAAATCAATGGAGCAAAGTTCTATTACTGGGGAAATGTCACCATATCTAGGTCCTAACATTGTCATGAGGGGTTGTTATGGTATGTGTGTTGTGTCTAATTCAGTCGTCTCACAGTCTGTGAGCGAGGTTGCTCATCAGCTACCCGACCAGTTTATGGATTAACAGTTACGAACATAAGGAAATTATTCGTGAGGAGTCAACCTCAGCCGCCAGCCACAGAAAGTAGTTAAGGATTATCAGCATCCAGCGAACTGCAGACTGATGTTATCAGTCTATTGGCACAAACGTACAGACAGGCATCATCTTGGCTCCAGTTACTCTGTGGAATCTTGCGTTTCAAATGACACCTGACTTGATTGATCACGATCTGCCACATGAAGCCaagcaaccagagaagccagcctgagttgaacagaagggcctccttctcctcttccgTGTGAAGATCGAGCCAGTCACAATagagtttgcagatgactgacgctTTGAAGAGCCAGTGAAATTCTGAACATGCCGATATGCCACTTCAGTTGTTTATTCACGGCTCCAGTCACCTCAAATCAGGGATGTCAGTGCTAATATGACACACAAAATATAGGTGCagataccttaaatatgaatagaGGTGGCCAAAATTTAGATTTCAGGAATATAATTATAGATATTGATGATGAATTTTAGGCATTCCGTCATCTGAAGTGGCTTGAAAAATAGTGCATATTGCAACTgtaaatgggggaaaaaaatctccCCAGGGAAGCATGTCCCCAGACCCCCCAAGCTTTGGGCTAAGCCTGAATGTTTACAACATCtggctctgcctctgctttaaagtacatttttagCACATGTCAAAGAGACTGTCCTCTCTGCCCGGATCTGCACAGAAGCTCGTTCCAGACTCTAGAAGCCCTGACAGTGACGTTATGATCATGGTCATTTACGGCTTTAGTAGTTGGTAGTTTAGAACATGGAGTTCAGGTAAGTCTCCATGAACAGTTGTGTAATGTTTTTTGTGGCTGTGCAGGGAGTTTTCAACAGTCTATCTCTAATAATGTCATCAGTGTTACCAACTTTGCAGAAGTGTAGTGTCATTAGAAAAACTGAGatatcaaatacattttaaagtcagTTGAAAGCTGCTGTAGAGACACAAGGATCAGTTTCTCTGTTCAAGTTAAAATTGTCTGATTTCTGAACTATGATGAGCTATGAACTAATAAGAACCATCACAGTGACTACTAATGGGAGATTCTGTGTGCTCGTCCATACGTTGAGTGTTTTTTGTATGTGCTAATAAGTGCAGTCAGTACTGAACCACAAATAGAATCGAGGACCGTCTTCTGGATTTTGCCTCACCTCTTCCACCTCTCCCAGTTCATTTCTGTGGAGGAGAGTTCTTTTGAAATCTGAGCTTTGTCACCACACTGCTGTAGCTTCCTCGTGTTGTGGTTTCAGAGGCACACACTGAGttccctgctgctctctcattATCAGGAGATGGGATATTTGGCATTAAGACTAAACAAGCTAACTGATTACTACGCAGCCATGTGTTTGTTGAGCCCATCTCAAGTGGACTCGCTAATGAAATCATGGCAATCAACAAGATGGTTGTCACGGTGACAGGGCTGCAACAGGCTCTTGTGGGCTCCCTTGTCTTATCTGTGAGCAGGACACAAGACTCCCAGTGGGTGTCAGACCAGGAGAGCACCACGGCATCTGGAgcttatgttgttttgtttataaTTCACAGAAGATGTCTTCTAAGGAAATGAATCTAGACCTGACCTGCCTGATGGAAATGTGCACGTaacaagagagaagaaatggGTAAGTTGTTTTTAAAGACTGATTGTCCATTGTAAAGCAGTTATGTAAGGAGTGTTAGCCTGCAAAGTCTTTGCGTTTACTCTGATGTAAAATAAGGTAAGTAACAGTGGGACCTGTGCAGATACCCATACATCAGTATTTTAGCTGCTGATTGCTGACACTTTGTGTCTATTCAGGTCATCAAGAGGCATTAAAAATCATAAAACtattcaaatcaatcaatcaaatgtgCAAAGAAAAGGACATTCTGTGTCAGGTTGTACAGATGGATTGTAGCTGCAGTCAGTAAAGGAACTGTTCTAAGCTTCATTTTTGTGCATATGAATAGAAGACGGGGTAACGTTTCATCAGCGCTGAGATTCAGGAGCTTCCATTTGGATTTCAGTCTGACCATTTGCATTTCTGTCAATAGACACAGCACATGAAAGACTCCCAGGTTATTATGAGGAGCAGCTGCGGAGCAGTTGCAGAGATTAATGTGTATAATTCATTTGGAAACTACAGTATTATAGTGTGAACTACAGTAAGAAacagactttattttatttacttttaaaGGATCATGCATAATATGaaacataaatgtgtgtataGCTAACTTACATCTATTTCTCAGTCAAGAAGTGATTTCCCTTGTGTTGTATATCctggatgaatgaatggttCCTCCTTTAGAAGTGAAGTAGATTTTCATGTTGGCTAAATCTGTTCTATATAAATTCAGTCATGTTAGATAGTCACAGTTACACTTTAAGTCAATAGACTGTAGAAAAACATGGCTCCATGACATCATCCAAAGCTATGATAGCCCATAAAATATGCTATTTAGACCTATTTAGAAAAAAAGATTGgttttgtatttctttctttgaatgGATATTAACGGAGCTGCAGATTTTTTGGAGTCGACCATTAGTGGTATTAGTGGCAGTTCTGTCCTGGCTGTCGCTCAGATGGTGGATTTGACAGTCTCACAGCAAAGTATTAATCTCAAGGTTCCGATGAAAACACCATGAAGTTCTAACATTAGcataaaaatgcatattttcacttttcattgaGATTATGttggtgtgtaaatgtgtgagtCTTTTGAAAAGgtaaacatctgcatgtttcCTTCCTCCTAGGTAGCTCCATCCTCCTGTTGGCCACTGTGGTGTCCATGCTGGGTGGTCTGGTCTTTGGTTATGAGTTGGGCATCATCTCAGGTgctttgctgcagctcagggCAGAGTTCAGGCTCTCATGTGTCCAGCAGGAGGCTCTGGTCAGCTCTCTGTTGATAGGAGCTCTGCTGGCATCCATCATGGGCGGCTGCATAATCGACCATCAGGGCCGCAGGAAGTCCATCCTCCTCAGCAATGTCCTGATCCTGACTGGCAGCCTGGTCCTGCTCATCAGCTCCTACTCTGCACTGGTGGTGGGCAGGATCATAGTGGGCTTTGCCATGTGTATATCCTCCATGTCCTGCTGCATCTTTGTGTCTGAGATGGTCACCCCTGACCGGCGGGGCTTCCTCGTAACACTGTACGAAGCTGGGATCACTGTGGGCATCCTGGGAGCTTATGCCACAAACTACATCCTGTCTGATTCTAAAAGGGGTTGGAAGTGGATGTTTGGATTGGCCATAGCACCGACTTTGATTCAACTGGTCTCCATCTGGTTTCTTCCATACAGCACTAACGAATCTTTAAGCCAAAGGGTTTGCTTTCAAGCTGAAAGAGAACTCATGAGCTCCATTGAAAACCAAGAAGCATGTGACTCAAAAGGCAGCTTCAGCCCAGAAGACAAGAAAGTTCAGTACAACAGCATGTACCTTTTCCAGAGTAAAGACAACATGAGGACCCGGACTATCATTGGTCTTGGTCTGGTGCTCTT includes the following:
- the tp53rk gene encoding EKC/KEOPS complex subunit TP53RK, with the protein product MAQEKSMAIPEFLGEAELLKQGAEARVYRAQFLGKPTIVKERFPKRYRHPSLDEKLTHRRTVQEVRSILRCRRAGILAPVVYFVDYNSHCIFLEEIMGSSTVRDHIASIQRANSCKEPELERLAERVGQILAKMHDEDVIHGDLTTSNMLLRCGPENGESDLILIDFGLSYISALPEDKGVDLYVLEKAFLSTHPNTEALFEKLLKSYTASSKKSSAVIKKLDEVRLRGRKRSMVG